Proteins encoded by one window of Serratia nevei:
- a CDS encoding Dam family site-specific DNA-(adenine-N6)-methyltransferase: MNKPALKWLGSKARIIDTLRQHLPEGKRLVEPFVGSGAVFLNTDYDGYLLCDINSDLINFHNVAKNHPEVLIREARYLFNAHPDQAGYYAVRADFNLHCDSNFIYRAAQFLYLNRHTFNGVCRYNLRGEFNSPFGHRKAPYFPENEIRAFAEKAQAKKAIFLCCTFPEAIRMAQAGDVIYYDPPYIPTSTTANFTNYHTDGFTNEQQQKLARMLCIAAKRGRHVVASNSETDAAKALYADFAITSITARRSVSAKAASRADAGEIIATMRASA; encoded by the coding sequence ATGAACAAGCCCGCCCTTAAATGGCTCGGCAGCAAAGCCCGTATCATCGACACACTGCGCCAGCATCTGCCGGAAGGGAAACGGCTGGTTGAGCCGTTCGTCGGCTCCGGTGCGGTATTCCTCAATACCGACTATGACGGTTATCTGCTGTGCGATATCAACAGCGATCTGATCAACTTCCACAACGTCGCCAAAAACCATCCTGAAGTGCTAATCCGCGAGGCGCGTTACCTGTTCAACGCACATCCGGATCAGGCTGGTTATTACGCCGTGCGTGCTGACTTCAATCTGCACTGTGACAGCAATTTCATCTACCGCGCCGCGCAATTCCTCTACCTGAACCGCCACACCTTCAACGGTGTATGCCGCTACAACCTGCGCGGCGAGTTCAATTCTCCGTTCGGTCATCGAAAAGCGCCTTACTTCCCCGAGAACGAGATCAGAGCCTTCGCGGAAAAGGCGCAGGCAAAGAAAGCGATTTTCCTGTGCTGTACCTTCCCGGAAGCGATTAGGATGGCCCAGGCCGGCGACGTGATTTATTACGATCCGCCTTACATTCCAACCAGCACCACCGCCAACTTCACCAACTATCACACCGACGGCTTTACCAACGAGCAGCAGCAAAAGCTGGCACGCATGCTGTGCATCGCCGCTAAACGCGGCCGCCACGTCGTGGCCTCAAACAGCGAGACGGACGCAGCCAAAGCACTGTACGCCGATTTCGCTATCACCTCGATCACCGCCCGCCGCTCTGTCAGCGCCAAAGCTGCCAGCCGAGCAGACGCTGGCGAGATCATCGCAACCATGAGGGCATCAGCATGA